The following are encoded together in the Arvicanthis niloticus isolate mArvNil1 chromosome 11, mArvNil1.pat.X, whole genome shotgun sequence genome:
- the Gpatch11 gene encoding G patch domain-containing protein 11 has product MTENMAEEEDYMSDFFINVQEDVRPGVPMLRQTREARRKEEKQQQANLRNRQKSVKEEERKRRDIGLKNALGCENKGFALLQKMGYKSGQALGKNGDGIIEPIPLNIKTGKSGIGHESLLKQKAEERLENYRKKMHMKNQNEAEATEQFRMRLKSKQDEMRLEGDLRRSQRACQQLDSQKNIQVPKEAWYWMRPEEETEEEEEEKEEQDEDECPSEDLSVPEKLHILTGYLREEHLYCIWCGTAYEDKEDLSSNCPGPTSADHD; this is encoded by the exons ATGACAGAGAACATGGCAGAAGAAGAGGACTATATGTCGGATTTCTTCATCAATGTTCA AGAAGACGTCAGACCGGGTGTGCCAATGCTGAGGCAGACCCGAGAAGCCCGTCgaaaagaagagaagcaacagCAAGCTAATCTGAGAAACAGGCAGAAGAGCGTGAAAGAGGAAGAACGGAAAAGACGTGACATTGGATTGAAGAATGCACTCGGCTGTGAAAACAAAGGGTTCGCTTTGCTCCAAAAGATGGGATACAAGAGTGGGCAGGCTCTGGGCAAGAACG GAGATGGTATTATTGAACCAATTCCTCTCAATATCAAAACAG GAAAAAGTGGCATAGGTCACGAGTCATTattaaaacagaaagcagaggagaggcTGGAAAACTACAGGAAAAAAATGCACATGAAAAACCAAAACGAAGCAGAGGCCACCGAGCAGTTTCG GATGCGACTGAAGAGTAAGCAGGATGAAATGAGGCTCGAAGGAGACCTGCGAAGAAGCCAGCGAGCTTGCCAGCAGCTGGATTCCCAGAAG AATATTCAGGTTCCCAAGGAGGCGTGGTACTGGATGAGGCCTGaagaggagactgaggaagaggaagaggagaaggaagagcaggaTGAAGATGAGTGCCCAAGTGAAgatttgagt GTGCCAGAAAAACTGCACATCCTCACTGGCTACTTACGAGAAGAACATCTGTATTGCATTTGGTGTGGGACAGCCTATGAAG